GGACGTAGTAACCTAATGGTTACTATTATTACCAAGCTCTACGGGTAAGCCCTACCCTGTAATATTTTAATATTGCAACAACAATTCACCTTGATTTTAGATAAATTCATATGATTTATGACTGCTCTTATTAATATATAATTATGAATTAAAAATTCTACACTCTTGTTTTAACTATTTTGTACTATTATAGACCTCAATTAATTCCTGATAACCATAATCTTGGTCTTTGTATTTTGCTTTCAATTCAATCAATTTCTCTTTTAATTCTTTAATCGTCTCAATATATGATGGATTGTCATATAGATTATGTAATTCTTTCGGGTCATTCTCCATATCATATAATTCCCACCCTGAAGGAGTTTTCTCACTTGATGCTCCACTTGCATCTAATCCTAATCCATAATAGAATATCAATTTCCATTTATCAGTTCTTATACCATAATGAGCTGGATTATGATGTCTGTGTGCTAGATGCATCCAATATCGAAAATAAACAGCATCTCTAGTAGGTTCATCATTAGCAAGCATATTCTTGACTGATATCCCCTGCATTTCTTCTGGTATATCTATTCCAGCAATATCAAGTAAAGTAGGTGCAATATCAATATTCGCAACTAGTCGCTTGCTATTAGTTTTTTCTTTTATCAACTTAGGATATCTTATCAAAAATGGCGCTTTCAAGCTTTCTTCATAACTCCATCTTTTATCTTGATAATCATGTTCTCCTAAAAACATTCCCTGGTCAGAAGTATATATTACGATTGTATCATCTATTATACCTTCATTCTCTAATTCTTCTAATATCCTACCTACAGAATCATCTATACTAGCTACTGTCCTAAGATAATCCTTAATATATTTTTCATATGCTGCTATACCTTTTTCTTCAAAAGTCATATTCTCCGTATTTTCAAGAGGTCCGGTTATATAATCTTTCTTACAGAAATCTTCATACAGACTTCTTATTTTGCTTCTAGGTGTAACAGAAGAACCAAAGTCTCTTGATGCTTCGCTTCTATGACTTCTATCTTCAAAAAGGCTATCTGGAATTGGAATATCTATATCATCAAATAAGTGTTCATATCTTTCATGGTATTCCCAAAAATCATGTGGTGCTTTGTGATGACACATAAGGAAGAATGGCTTGTCACTGTCTCTATTTTTAATCCAGTCAATAGACATATCTGTGATTATATCACTAACGTACCCCTCATACCTTACTTCACCCTTATCTTTTTCTTTGAATGAAGGGTTGAAATAAACTCCTTGACCATAACCATCAGTTAGATACTTATAATCATCAAAACCTATCGGCTCGCATCCAAGATGCCATTTACCCAGCATACCTGTCTTATAATTGTTATCTTGTAATATTTGAGCTAAATTAAGGGTTTCTAAAGGATTCCACTTGTCTTCTAGAGTTCTTACCCCATTGACATTGCCATATTGTCCAGTCATTATTGTAGCTCTTGCAGGAGTACAAATAGAGTTAGTTGCATAGAATCCATCTAAACGTTTTCCTTCTTCTCCTAATCTATCTAGATTAGGAGTTTTAAATATAGAAGATAATATTGAGTTATAGCAACTGATAGCATTAGCACTATGATCATCTGACATAATAAATAAAATATTTGGTCGTTTTTTTTCTCCCATGAGTTTTACCTCCAATTTCTTGATTGGTATTTAGTAATTAAAAATACATGAATCATTAATCAAATTTTTTAAGTCGTCTCACATAAACATAATATGCTGCGTAATGTCTACTATTTCTGTCAATAAAATGAATATAAGCTTTTGTTTTCCCTTTGACTAAATCTATGTTGCTAACAATACTTGAATCATCATTATCAACATCAATTTCATATTGTTTCTCACATATATCAATTACGACTTTCTCTATATCAATACTTGTACCACCAGTATACCAGTTTTCATATTTGTCGTGTATCTCTTTTTTGTTATATATGATATCATCACCATCTATGCCTTCACATATATTTCTTCTATGTGTTCTCGGCCAACGGCATATCTCCAATTCATATGTCCCATCTTTTTCTATTTCGATTTCCCAATAACTAGATGTTCTTTTCCCTGCTCTAATCTCACCTTGATTCCAGGCACAGTCGTCACCATCTCCTCTAGTATCATGAGTTGTCAGGATACAATCATTATCTCCAAACAAAATAGGTACATCCTGCTCAATTTTTCCAGTGACTTTATCCCACCATCTATCATAAGCCAATCGCATATTGTCCACTTTATCCTTGTACAAATTACTTACATCCACTTTTTGAGACGTATCATTTTTTATATTATACAATTCTGTGCCATTAATTAGTCTCCAATTGCCTTTCATTACAGAACTCTGTTTCCATTTAATCGGATCAGTTACTCTCTGAGAATCTGTAACCACATATCTTTCTTCTAGAGTTATATCTTTGCCAGTCAATAGATTCTTAAGGGATATTCCATCCACTTCTCTATTCCTAGGTATTTCAACATTACATAAATCAAGTATTGTTGGCATAAAATCAATATTGGCAGTTAATTCATCTATATCCTTACCGCCTTGTATGCCTAGTCTTGGATATCTGATGAAAAATGGTACATGGTGACCACCTTCATATTCACTTCCCTTTAGTCCTCTGAAACCTCCGTTATACCCATCTATCACTTGTTCATTTTCATCTAGAACTGCTCCACCTGAAGAACCATTATCAGTCATAAAAATTAGTATAGTATCATCAATTATATTGAGCTCTTCTAATTTATTAATAAGTTTTCCGAAATTTTCATCTATATTAGATATCATTCCATAGAATTTTTTTCTATCCTTGTTGATATTATCATCTTGGTATATGTCCTCGTATTTTTGTGGAACATTGTAAGGCTCGTGAGGAGCATTACAAGCTATGTAGCAAAAAAATGGATTATCTCTTTTTTCTTCTATGAATTTCATTGCCTCATTATAGAAAATATCTGTACAATATCCTGAAAATCTCTTGGGTTGATTATCATCATAGTATGTATCGTCAAAATAATCATTTCCCCAATAATCAGGTGTTTGTCCTACTCCTCCGCCTTTATGGATAATGGATTTATTGAATCCTCTGTCAGATGGTCTATAGGGATAAGTATCACCCAGATGCCATTTGCCGAATATACCTGTTTCATATCCATTTTCTTTTAATGCATCTGCAATAGTCCATTCGTCTTGTCTAAGTAAAGAACGACCTCCAATAGTATGCCAAACCCCTGTTGAATTAGCATAGTGTCCAGTCATTAATCCTGCTCTTGTTGGAGCACAAGTTGGTCCAACATGAAAATCTTTTAATCTAACAGATTCATTATAGAAATTATCTATACAAGGTGTTTTTATGATATTGTTACCATGGCATCCAAGGTCTCCGTAACCTTGATCATCAGTTAGTACAAAAACTATATTTGGTCTTTTCATGCATTTCATCTCCAGAATATTTATCTTCTACTTAATTTTTCGTAAACTTCATTGTAATATAATGCATTTTCTATAGGAGTATTAGATGGAATGTGATTTCCTACAGCCATAAAAAAGCCGTTACAATCTTTTCCTATATCTATACATCTTTTTACTTCATTGTATATATCTTCTTTTGAGCCTGATAATAGAATTCTAGTATCAGCATTTCCTATGAATGAATGTGTTTTGCCATATTTTTCTGCAATATATTTCATATCTGTAGTTGGTTCCATAACAAAACCATGAACACCAGCATCTGCTATATCATCAATAAACTCATTATAATTACCGTCTGAAGTATATATAAGTTTTTTACCTGCTTCTAGTATTGGTGAAAATAATTTTTTATAATTAGGGAATAAGTACTCTCTATACCACTTAGGATTGGTAAAAGGTCCTGAAGTCCATACTATATCATCATGTACCATAATTACTGGAGAATCACATTCAGCTAGAGCTTCATAATACTGCTTAATCCATTTCGAATATCTGTTCAGGACTTCTCCAAAACCTGTTAAATCTATTCCCATTGCCATTAGCATCATATCCCAACCAAAAATCTCTAATAGACCTGATATAGGTGATACATAAATTCCCGTCATATTAACTGCATCAGGATTCAAAGTACGATTTTTCTTATAATGTTCATTAAGCTTTGAAACTAATACGTTCATATCCTTTTTCCCATATTGTTCAAAAAAATCTAGTTCAAAAGCTTCTTCTGGTGAATTAAATGGACAATTGACTGACTGATCGAAATCAGTGCCACCTGCGCTGAATTCTGCGTGTCCCATACTAGTACAAAATCCTTCAAATATTTCTTTATTGAATAAAATACTCCAACAAAAATCATAATTCCAATTCTTTTTAAAAGCTGAACTAGCCTTTTCTTTTTCTTCTTTCGAGTTTTTGGCACTATCTATTGATATACCAGTTACACGTTTCACTAATTCCCAATGCTCGCTTGCGGAATATTCTGTTCTAGGTATCCTATCTGTTTTTTCCAAATTTAATGCTGCCCATCCATCTGAATATGCCATAATTAACCCTCCTGTAATGATTTATAAAATTTCTAACCTTTTACTGCACCTGATGTCATACCTTCTACAATATGTTTCTGCAATATTAAATATAAAGTCACAATAGGAATTATAGTTAGAACTAAAGCTGCAAATACATAATGCCAATTTCTGGAATACATACCAAAGAATCCATAAACCGTTAAAGGAACGGTCCATTTAGTTGAAGTTCCAAAGAAATAAAGTGGTATTATGAAGTTATTCCATACACTTATTGTTGTAATTATCAAATTAGTTATTGTTATAGGTTTTAAAATTGGTAATAGAATATTTACTACTAGTCTTATTGGTCCACATCCATCAACAATAGCTGCTTCATCTATCTCTTTTGGAACTCCCTTTACGAAACTTGCAAATGTCATAATAGTGAATGGCATCCTTACAGCTACGAAAACGAATATAACTCCTAAGTAAGTTCCATAAAGATTAAAAGTTTTTAGTAAAGCAAATGTAGTCACCGTCTGAAGTGTCATAGTTAATCCGAAAACAAAGTAATAATATAAAGCATTACTTTTGAAATCACCTCTTCTAGATATAACTATACCAGCAAAAGAACCAACAACTAATGTTATTATTACAGATCCTACAGTTGTAATAACACTATTCATATATCCTCTTAATATATTACCTGTCTCAAATACATAAGAATAATTCGAGAACAACCATTTCTTAGGCAAACTCAAATCAAAAAGTATAGCTTCACCTTGGGACTTAAATGAGCCCAAAACCATCAATAAAATCGGTAAAATATAAATCAAAGATACAATAATCAAAACAACAGCTAATATAATTTTACTAATTGATTTCTTACTCATTACATTTCTACCTCCTTTGATTTGAGTTTCAGATTAAAGAAAAATGAAATAGCAACTACAATTATAGATAATATTATTGCTGAAGCAGCAGATTCTCCAAGTAATCCCAATCCAAAAGATCTATATGTATAAGTATTTAATACTTGAGTATCGAAACCTGGACCACCATTAGTTAATACATATATGATATCAAATACTTTCAAAGCTCCTGATATGTTAAGAGTTATAACAACTGTGAAAGAAGGTACAAGTAGAGGTAATGTTATTTTGAAAAATTGTTGGAATTTATTACATCCTTCTATATCAGCACATTCATAATAGTCTTTTGGAATCGCTTGTAGACCAGAAATAAAAATAAACATACAAAATCCTGCCCACATCCAAGATTCAATCAATATGACTGAAGTCATTGCTGTACCATAACTGCCAAGCCAATTAGTAGCTAGATTGCCTAGGCCTATGGCATTAAGTATATTATTAAGTAATCCATCTGTATCTAGAATGGCTGTGAAAAGAACACCTATTACAACTGTACTTAATACACAAGGAAGATAATAAAGAGTCCTTAAGAAACTATTTCCTTTAAATTTCTTAACTAAAACTAACGCTAATAATAATCCGAATACAGTTTTCAGAATACATGTTGTTATTGCAAATAATAATGTATTGAATATTGCCTTTATGAATATTGGGTCCTTGAATAGTTCAATATAATTTTTAAATCCTGAAAAACTAGGTGATGTAATTCTTAATAAATTCCAATCTGTAAATGATAACACTAAAGATAACACTACAGGAATAATAAAGAATAACGAATATATAACAATGGCTGGAGTTGCAAGCCACATTGGATAAAATCTTCTACTTATATCTTTTTTCATATTATGTCCTCTCCACTTCTTGTAAATTTTATATGGTTTGTTCACTTATATAAGAGAACAAACCATATCTTGTTAGATATTATTAAAATCCAGGTGCTTGTTTTTCTTTCATAAGTTTCTCTACATCCCCTTGGAATTTTTCTAATAACTCTGCACCAGTCATTCCTTTTCCTGGAGCATCTAAGTAATATACCCAAAGTGTTGAATTATATAAAGGTTGAATAGCTGTTAATAATTGATTCATCTCTGGAACAGTTTTTCCTTGCTCAATATAATCTCTTTGAATATCTACCATAAATGAATTAAGTTCACCACCATCAACACCCTCAAATGCTGGGAAACCAGGTTTTGTCTCGAAATATAGATTTTCGTATTCTGGTGTTGAGAATAAGTTTAATATTTTCTTGGCAGTTTCCATTTCTTTTGCATTTTTATTGATTGTTAATCCAATTGAATAAGCAGCTGCACTAACTATATCTTCATCTTGGAAAGGCATCATAGGATTTACCATATTAATATTAACATCTGGGAAAGCTTCTACAATCATGCTTGCAACTTGATTACTTCCATAAAGCATAGCTGCCTTACCATTAGCAATCATTTCTAGACCTTTATCTAAACTAGCTGATAAATAATCTTCATTGACATAGCCCTTATTAAACAAATCAATATATGTATCTATTACCTGTGCTAATTCAGGATGATCCGTAAATTTAGTTTTATTAGTTAATAATTCATCTGCGAATGTATAAGCATCCTTACCTAAAGCTTTTGAATAACCAGCTGCCATCCATATTTGTGGAACCCATAGATCTTTTGGTGAGAAAAATGGAGTAACACCTTTACTTTTAAGTGTTTCACAAGCAGCTAAAACATCATCCCATGTTTTTGGTACATCAATACCATTTTCTTCAAATACATCTACATTATATATAATGGCTTGAAAACCTGATAACTCTTGAAATGGGAAAGCATATATTTTGTCATTGAATTCAACATTTTCTTTACTCTTCAAACGACTTACCCATTCTTCATCACTAAGATCTGCTAAATTCTTTTCAGCATCTACTATACCGAATAATTGAGGTACATTATAATCAATAATATCTGGTGCTTCTCCTGTTGCTAATTTCAATGTCATAAGATTATCATATTGATCATCAGGAACAATCTGTGCTTCCACATTGATATTTTCTTCATCTTTTAATTTTTGTATCATTTTTTGTAACCCTTCAGTATATCTTGACTGCATAATCATTGCAGTAACTGTTACTGATTTATTGCTTGAACCCGAATCAGAATTACTTTCTTTATCAGTTCCTTTGTCATCTGTACTCTTTGAACATCCAAATAGTGATAAAGAAACCATTAAAACTATTAATAAAGTCGATATTACTTTTGAACCTTTTTTCTTCATAAGACTACCTCCTAAGTTTTGTATAACTTATTTTACTTAATTAACCAATATATTAAAATGGAATTTTTATAAATACTACATGGAAATTTATTAAAACTTATGCATATTTACTATAACTTTTATATTTTTTCTTGATTTTATCATAAATATACATTATTATTATGTATATTAAATCTATAAAGGATGATAATTTTGATAAAAAAATTCAAATTCCAAACTAAGGTTTTTCTATCCAATATTATTATTATTTCTTTTATAATGGCTTTACTTTCTATATGTTTTTATTATTTTGTAGTACAAGTAGAACTTGATAAAGCAGATAAAAATCTCAATGTATATGCTTCAAAAATATCCGATCAATATAATGATCTATTATATTACATGGATAGGACTACGTTGCAACTAGCTTCCAATCCTACTATAATTGAATTATTTAATGAAATTCCAAAAGATAATTCTTATAACTATTTCATAGAAGAACCGCTTATCACTAATAACCTCATACCGTTAGTAATATCTTATAACTCCAAAAAGGATTTTACTGGACGTATTTGCTTATATAATGAATTTAATGATTTCTTCTATAGCGGAACTTTATCCACTAATCAAGAAAAAGTTAATGATTTCTTAAAAAACGAAGTATTAGATATACGTAATGAATTCTCCAAAGGTATATTTAGATTATTCACTCCTCCAAGAGATGATCCTATGAATTCAAAAAAACAGAATTCCAATAATAAGAAGTTATTCTCAATTATAAGACCTATTGTAAACTACTCTATATATAAAGCACCTAACTACGGATATATCGAAATACAGCAACCAGTAAACAAATTGGATGAGATGTTTACTTTTTTACCTGATTCGGTAAGTGGTTATATTATAGATAAAAATGATACCGTAATCTTTTCTTACAATGTTAATGAAAATATTTCATTAGAGAAATTACAAAAAGAATTGTACACTTACAAGAACAATAATGGCCATGAAAATCCAACTTTATATAATCCAACAAGCAAAAATAAATATTTGTATTCTAGTTCTGATATAGATGAGATGGAGACCTATATATTATTAGTCCAACCTACAAAAAAAGTGATTTCATCCCTTATTGATTTTAGGGTATTTATTCTAATCACAGCAATAATAATAATATGCGTCGTAACAACTACTCAATTTTTGATAATCAGGAAATTAACTACTCCACTTAGAGAATTACGTAAACATGTTAATAAAGTTACTCTCAATAATCTATCTATCAATATAGAACATTACGAGAATTATAACGAGTTCAACAAACTTAATGTAGCATTTAACAAAATGTGTGATAAACTAAAAGAATCTATAGATGATCGAGTGAAAGCACGTACTAGTGAACTAAAATCCCATTTGTTTGCTTTACAATCTCAGATGGATCCTCACTTTTATCATAATATATTGACAATAATCAGTGTAATCGCTGATGAAAACAATGTATCAGAAATAACAGAGATATGTAATAAGTTATCTAGTATGCTTCGCTTTTCAACTTCTTATGATATATCTCAAAGTACAATAAATGAAGAAATCGAACATACACTCAATTATCTTCAATTAATGAAGATCAGATATGAGAATCTTTTTACTTTTGATATAAATGTTGATGAAGAATGTAAAGAAATAGACGTTCCCAAATTAATTATCCAGCCATTAACAGAAAACTGTTTTGCTCATGGTTTCAAGAAAAAAAGACCCCCATGGGATATTAAAATTGATGCAATGATTAAAAATGACAAATGGATTGTTGAAGTTATAGATAATGGCACAGGATTTAGTGAAGAATCTCTAACAGCTCTAAATAATTTCAAAGACAAGTTTAATATAGATAGAACTCATGAATTGTTAGAAGACCTTAATATCGGAGGATTATGTTTGACTAATATATTTATTAGATTGAGCATATTATACGGAGACGATATGATATTTAGAGTTGATAGTAACCAAAAACAAACTAAAATAACTATTGGAGGCAAAATAAATGTATAAAGTGTTAGTTGTTGAAGATGAACCCCCTATCCTAAGAGGTATTTGTAATGCTATCAAACAAGTTAATCCCAATTTTGAAATAACTTCAACTGCATATAACGGTCAAGATGCTGTTGAGTTACTAAAAAAAAGTTCATATGATTTAGTGATAACAGATATAAATATGCCTATAAATGATGGTTTTTATATTTTAGAGTATATCACTAAAAATTGTCCCAGCACTATATCTGTCATATTAACTGGATATCAAGAATTTGATTACGCAAAAAAAGCAATACAATACAAAGTATATGACTATTTGGTTAAACCTATAAATAAACAAGTATTAGAGAAATTACTGAATTCTATTGATAATCACCTAAAAACTCAAAAAAGAGAAAACAAAAGGGAAAAATTAATTTCTTCAGTACATACTAATACTTATATAGATAAAGTAAATGAAGCATTAGGTGAGAATTGCTATATGTTCTTGTTATGTGCAGGTTCCTTTCCCGTTACAGGATATGATTCTATGACACCAGGAAGCAGTATATGGAAAACTTATAATCTTGAATCTATATCAAAAAATATCATCAATGAAAATTTCAGTTGGATAATTAATGGGAAAACTCCTAGTGAACAAATAATTATACTAGCTGGTAACAGTAAAACTTGCAATACTTTTTCCAAAAGTTTGTTTAACATGGTATCCCAACAAAAAATACCTATCACAATAGTAGTTAGTGAACAGATAAATAATTACTCTCAAATATACCCTACTCACAATCTACTAAGAGATTTTATGTATCAAAATATCATTTTTGGTAAATCTAGTTTGCTATTTTTCAAAAACCCAAAAAATACTAAATCAAACAATAATATTTTTGATGAACAGAAACTAAATATTTCTCTAAATTATAATTCTGTTACTAAAACAAGAACAGCCGTTTCCAATATCATAAAATCATTTAACAATAAACATATTACACAACAGGATTTAAAGAATAATCTTAGAAAAATACTATACTTGATTAATTCTTCATCGAAAGATAATACCATTAATATAGAATCAAGTCTAAATGAAGTTATTGTTAACTCCTTTAATTATGATTCACTTCTAGAAGGCATGGATGTACTTATTAAAAATTGCTATAACAAAACTGCTATATACTCTTCCGACAAAAAAATACTTGTTGAAGATATAAAAAAATATATTGACAATCATTTATCAGAAACAATAAGCAATCAAATCTTATCTAAGATTTTTGGACTCGTTCCTTCATATATAAGTACAATTTTCAAATCACATACCGATACTATACTATCAGAGTATATAATTAATAAACGTATAGAAAAAGCCAAAAAACTGTTATTGTCTGACACTAACCTTTTAGCTAAAGATGTAGCTAAATTGGTAGGTTATAATGACCCGCTTTATTTTTCTAAAGTTTTCAAGAAAAGAACTGGTATATACCCTTCCAAATACAAAAACAAACAATAT
The sequence above is a segment of the Vallitalea longa genome. Coding sequences within it:
- a CDS encoding sulfatase family protein, whose product is MGEKKRPNILFIMSDDHSANAISCYNSILSSIFKTPNLDRLGEEGKRLDGFYATNSICTPARATIMTGQYGNVNGVRTLEDKWNPLETLNLAQILQDNNYKTGMLGKWHLGCEPIGFDDYKYLTDGYGQGVYFNPSFKEKDKGEVRYEGYVSDIITDMSIDWIKNRDSDKPFFLMCHHKAPHDFWEYHERYEHLFDDIDIPIPDSLFEDRSHRSEASRDFGSSVTPRSKIRSLYEDFCKKDYITGPLENTENMTFEEKGIAAYEKYIKDYLRTVASIDDSVGRILEELENEGIIDDTIVIYTSDQGMFLGEHDYQDKRWSYEESLKAPFLIRYPKLIKEKTNSKRLVANIDIAPTLLDIAGIDIPEEMQGISVKNMLANDEPTRDAVYFRYWMHLAHRHHNPAHYGIRTDKWKLIFYYGLGLDASGASSEKTPSGWELYDMENDPKELHNLYDNPSYIETIKELKEKLIELKAKYKDQDYGYQELIEVYNSTK
- a CDS encoding arylsulfatase; this encodes MKRPNIVFVLTDDQGYGDLGCHGNNIIKTPCIDNFYNESVRLKDFHVGPTCAPTRAGLMTGHYANSTGVWHTIGGRSLLRQDEWTIADALKENGYETGIFGKWHLGDTYPYRPSDRGFNKSIIHKGGGVGQTPDYWGNDYFDDTYYDDNQPKRFSGYCTDIFYNEAMKFIEEKRDNPFFCYIACNAPHEPYNVPQKYEDIYQDDNINKDRKKFYGMISNIDENFGKLINKLEELNIIDDTILIFMTDNGSSGGAVLDENEQVIDGYNGGFRGLKGSEYEGGHHVPFFIRYPRLGIQGGKDIDELTANIDFMPTILDLCNVEIPRNREVDGISLKNLLTGKDITLEERYVVTDSQRVTDPIKWKQSSVMKGNWRLINGTELYNIKNDTSQKVDVSNLYKDKVDNMRLAYDRWWDKVTGKIEQDVPILFGDNDCILTTHDTRGDGDDCAWNQGEIRAGKRTSSYWEIEIEKDGTYELEICRWPRTHRRNICEGIDGDDIIYNKKEIHDKYENWYTGGTSIDIEKVVIDICEKQYEIDVDNDDSSIVSNIDLVKGKTKAYIHFIDRNSRHYAAYYVYVRRLKKFD
- a CDS encoding uroporphyrinogen decarboxylase family protein — encoded protein: MAYSDGWAALNLEKTDRIPRTEYSASEHWELVKRVTGISIDSAKNSKEEKEKASSAFKKNWNYDFCWSILFNKEIFEGFCTSMGHAEFSAGGTDFDQSVNCPFNSPEEAFELDFFEQYGKKDMNVLVSKLNEHYKKNRTLNPDAVNMTGIYVSPISGLLEIFGWDMMLMAMGIDLTGFGEVLNRYSKWIKQYYEALAECDSPVIMVHDDIVWTSGPFTNPKWYREYLFPNYKKLFSPILEAGKKLIYTSDGNYNEFIDDIADAGVHGFVMEPTTDMKYIAEKYGKTHSFIGNADTRILLSGSKEDIYNEVKRCIDIGKDCNGFFMAVGNHIPSNTPIENALYYNEVYEKLSRR
- a CDS encoding carbohydrate ABC transporter permease yields the protein MSKKSISKIILAVVLIIVSLIYILPILLMVLGSFKSQGEAILFDLSLPKKWLFSNYSYVFETGNILRGYMNSVITTVGSVIITLVVGSFAGIVISRRGDFKSNALYYYFVFGLTMTLQTVTTFALLKTFNLYGTYLGVIFVFVAVRMPFTIMTFASFVKGVPKEIDEAAIVDGCGPIRLVVNILLPILKPITITNLIITTISVWNNFIIPLYFFGTSTKWTVPLTVYGFFGMYSRNWHYVFAALVLTIIPIVTLYLILQKHIVEGMTSGAVKG
- a CDS encoding carbohydrate ABC transporter permease → MKKDISRRFYPMWLATPAIVIYSLFFIIPVVLSLVLSFTDWNLLRITSPSFSGFKNYIELFKDPIFIKAIFNTLLFAITTCILKTVFGLLLALVLVKKFKGNSFLRTLYYLPCVLSTVVIGVLFTAILDTDGLLNNILNAIGLGNLATNWLGSYGTAMTSVILIESWMWAGFCMFIFISGLQAIPKDYYECADIEGCNKFQQFFKITLPLLVPSFTVVITLNISGALKVFDIIYVLTNGGPGFDTQVLNTYTYRSFGLGLLGESAASAIILSIIVVAISFFFNLKLKSKEVEM
- a CDS encoding ABC transporter substrate-binding protein yields the protein MKKKGSKVISTLLIVLMVSLSLFGCSKSTDDKGTDKESNSDSGSSNKSVTVTAMIMQSRYTEGLQKMIQKLKDEENINVEAQIVPDDQYDNLMTLKLATGEAPDIIDYNVPQLFGIVDAEKNLADLSDEEWVSRLKSKENVEFNDKIYAFPFQELSGFQAIIYNVDVFEENGIDVPKTWDDVLAACETLKSKGVTPFFSPKDLWVPQIWMAAGYSKALGKDAYTFADELLTNKTKFTDHPELAQVIDTYIDLFNKGYVNEDYLSASLDKGLEMIANGKAAMLYGSNQVASMIVEAFPDVNINMVNPMMPFQDEDIVSAAAYSIGLTINKNAKEMETAKKILNLFSTPEYENLYFETKPGFPAFEGVDGGELNSFMVDIQRDYIEQGKTVPEMNQLLTAIQPLYNSTLWVYYLDAPGKGMTGAELLEKFQGDVEKLMKEKQAPGF
- a CDS encoding sensor histidine kinase; its protein translation is MIKKFKFQTKVFLSNIIIISFIMALLSICFYYFVVQVELDKADKNLNVYASKISDQYNDLLYYMDRTTLQLASNPTIIELFNEIPKDNSYNYFIEEPLITNNLIPLVISYNSKKDFTGRICLYNEFNDFFYSGTLSTNQEKVNDFLKNEVLDIRNEFSKGIFRLFTPPRDDPMNSKKQNSNNKKLFSIIRPIVNYSIYKAPNYGYIEIQQPVNKLDEMFTFLPDSVSGYIIDKNDTVIFSYNVNENISLEKLQKELYTYKNNNGHENPTLYNPTSKNKYLYSSSDIDEMETYILLVQPTKKVISSLIDFRVFILITAIIIICVVTTTQFLIIRKLTTPLRELRKHVNKVTLNNLSINIEHYENYNEFNKLNVAFNKMCDKLKESIDDRVKARTSELKSHLFALQSQMDPHFYHNILTIISVIADENNVSEITEICNKLSSMLRFSTSYDISQSTINEEIEHTLNYLQLMKIRYENLFTFDINVDEECKEIDVPKLIIQPLTENCFAHGFKKKRPPWDIKIDAMIKNDKWIVEVIDNGTGFSEESLTALNNFKDKFNIDRTHELLEDLNIGGLCLTNIFIRLSILYGDDMIFRVDSNQKQTKITIGGKINV
- a CDS encoding response regulator transcription factor produces the protein MYKVLVVEDEPPILRGICNAIKQVNPNFEITSTAYNGQDAVELLKKSSYDLVITDINMPINDGFYILEYITKNCPSTISVILTGYQEFDYAKKAIQYKVYDYLVKPINKQVLEKLLNSIDNHLKTQKRENKREKLISSVHTNTYIDKVNEALGENCYMFLLCAGSFPVTGYDSMTPGSSIWKTYNLESISKNIINENFSWIINGKTPSEQIIILAGNSKTCNTFSKSLFNMVSQQKIPITIVVSEQINNYSQIYPTHNLLRDFMYQNIIFGKSSLLFFKNPKNTKSNNNIFDEQKLNISLNYNSVTKTRTAVSNIIKSFNNKHITQQDLKNNLRKILYLINSSSKDNTINIESSLNEVIVNSFNYDSLLEGMDVLIKNCYNKTAIYSSDKKILVEDIKKYIDNHLSETISNQILSKIFGLVPSYISTIFKSHTDTILSEYIINKRIEKAKKLLLSDTNLLAKDVAKLVGYNDPLYFSKVFKKRTGIYPSKYKNKQY